AGATCGTCAACGAAGCAGGCGAGATCATCGGCAGCGTATGCAGCGGCGGTTTCGGCCCGACCCTGGGCGGCCCGTTGGCCATGGGTTACCTGGACAGCGCCTATGTCGCACTCGATACGCCAGTTTGGGCGATTGTCCGTGGGAAAAAGGTGCCATTGCTTGTAAGCAAAATGCCATTTGTTCCACAACGCTACTATCGCGGTTGATTGACTGTTTCTATAAGTAACGCGATTGCGTTATGCGTGCACTAATGTGTAACGCAATCGCCATAAAACAGTGCACTCCGTTTACATTCGATTCGAATATGAACTTGGCTTATAACGTTCGAAAACAATTGAACAAGCCAATCGTATAAGCCGGACTAGTGGACCGACTAAGTGCCAGCAAGCGCAGGAAAACCGGGCTCCTCACAGGGCTTGTTTTTCCTCCCGTAGTTGGCGTAGAGTTTGTCCACTGTGTTTGCATGGGTCAGCTTGGAATCGTGACCTGGGCAGTAGCCTACAAGTTAGCTACATCCCGTTCGACGTCTTCTTACTCTCCTGCAACCAGCCCCAGTACTCTTTCATGAGAAAGAGACTGTCATCAATTTATGCGTCAAAGGAAATAAGAAATGTCCACACGTCAGAGCGGTACCGTCAAGTGGTTTAACGACGAGAAAGGTTTTGGTTTTATCACTCCAGAAAGCGGTCCGGATCTGTTCGTGCATTTCCGCGCCATTCAGGGCAACGGCTTCAAGAGCCTGAAAGAAGGCCAGAAAGTGACCTTCGTTGCAGTGCAAGGCCAGAAAGGCATGCAAGCTGACGAAGTCATCGCAGAAGCCTGATTTCTGTTACGAAAAAGCCCCTGATATTGATATCAGGGGCTTTTTTGTGGGCGCAAATCCGTAAAATGGCGCTTCACTTCCTGTCCAGAGGCTGCCATGTCGAAACACCTGCTCACTCCCCAGGGCGAATTCCCCGCCGTCGGCCTGGGCCGTCGTCTGGCAGCGATGTTCTATGACTTTCTGCTGTGCACTGCCCTGCTGATCGTGACCGGTGGCCTCTACAAGATGATTCAGGCCGCGATCATCGGTGAAGAGCGTCTGCGGGTTCTGACCGACGCCGGGCAACTGGATGGCGATCCGTTGTACTCCACGGTGCTGCTGCTGGTGTTGTTTGGCTTCTTTGCCAAGTTCTGGACCCACGCCGGGCAGACCCTGGGTATGCAGGTCTGGGGCATTCGCGTGCAGAACGCCGATGGCACTGCGATCAGCCTGTGGCAGGCGTTGCTGCGGTTCATGGTGTCGATTGCGTCGTGGCTGTGCCTGGGCCTGGGGTTCTTCTGGTCGCTGTTCGACAAACAGAAACGCGCTTGGCATGACATCTACTCCGACACGCAGCTCGTGCGAATCCCGAAGAAAACCAAATAATCCTCCAGATGCAAAAACGCCCCGATCCAATCGGGGCGTTTTTGTTTGCGTCGCAAGGTCAGGCGTTGCCGGCCAGTTTCATGCGCGCGGCCTGAGTGAAATCGAGCATACGCTTGAGCGGGCGGATCGCCTGCGGAATCAGGGCCGGGTCGACGAAGATCTCGTTCGAGCCCTCCTTCAGGCACTTCAGCGTGCGCTCAAGGGTGTTCATGGCCATCCACGGGCAATGTGCGCAACTGCGGCACGCCGCGCCGTTACCGGCGGTTGGCGCCTCGATGAAGACCTTGTCCGGGCACAGCTGCTGCATCTTGTAGAAGATGCCGCGATCGGTGGCGACGATCAGGGTCTTGTTCGGCAGCGATTGAGCGGCGGCAATCAGCTGACTGGTGGAACCGACGGCGTCCGCCAGTTCGATCACCGAGGTCGGCGACTCCGGGTGCACCAAAATAGCCGCGTCCGGGTACAACGCTTTCATGTCTTCCAGCTGCTTGGACTTGAACTCTTCGTGGACGATGCAGGCACCGTCCCAGAGCAGCATGTCTGCGCCGGTCTGACGCTGGATGTAGGTGCCCAGGTGCTTGTCCGGGCCCCAGATAATGGTTTCGCCGTTGTCCATCAGGCTCTCGACGATTTCCAGTGCGCAGCTGGAGGTCACTACCCAGTCGGCCCGGGCTTTGACCGCGGCCGAAGTGTTGGCATACACCACCACGGTGCGCTCCGGATGCTGATCGCAGAACGCCGAGAACTCGTCCACCGGGCAACCCAGATCCAGCGAGCAGGTCGCTTCCAGGGTCGGCATCAGCACACGCTTTTCAGGGTTGAGAATCTTCGCGGTCTCGCCCATGAATTTCACGCCGGCAACCACCACGGTCTTGGCCGGATGGGCATTGCCGAAGCGGGCCATTTCCAGGGAATCGGACACGCAACCGCCGGTTTCTTCGGCGAGGGCCTGGATGATCGGATCGCAATAAAAGTGGGCAACCAACACCGCGTCCTGAGCCTTGAGCTCGGCGGCGATGGCGGAACGGTAATAAGCCTCTTCCTCGGCCGTCAGCGGCTTTGGCTGCTTGGCGTCGAGGTGGGCTTGTACCAGAAGGCGTTCGGAAATCTGCGTCATGTTCGCAAGACCTGCAGGCGCATT
The window above is part of the Pseudomonas fluorescens genome. Proteins encoded here:
- a CDS encoding cold-shock protein, producing MSTRQSGTVKWFNDEKGFGFITPESGPDLFVHFRAIQGNGFKSLKEGQKVTFVAVQGQKGMQADEVIAEA
- the nadA gene encoding quinolinate synthase NadA encodes the protein MTQISERLLVQAHLDAKQPKPLTAEEEAYYRSAIAAELKAQDAVLVAHFYCDPIIQALAEETGGCVSDSLEMARFGNAHPAKTVVVAGVKFMGETAKILNPEKRVLMPTLEATCSLDLGCPVDEFSAFCDQHPERTVVVYANTSAAVKARADWVVTSSCALEIVESLMDNGETIIWGPDKHLGTYIQRQTGADMLLWDGACIVHEEFKSKQLEDMKALYPDAAILVHPESPTSVIELADAVGSTSQLIAAAQSLPNKTLIVATDRGIFYKMQQLCPDKVFIEAPTAGNGAACRSCAHCPWMAMNTLERTLKCLKEGSNEIFVDPALIPQAIRPLKRMLDFTQAARMKLAGNA
- a CDS encoding RDD family protein, coding for MSKHLLTPQGEFPAVGLGRRLAAMFYDFLLCTALLIVTGGLYKMIQAAIIGEERLRVLTDAGQLDGDPLYSTVLLLVLFGFFAKFWTHAGQTLGMQVWGIRVQNADGTAISLWQALLRFMVSIASWLCLGLGFFWSLFDKQKRAWHDIYSDTQLVRIPKKTK